ggtttttaagagtttttgtgaTTCTGGAGACAGATTAATAAGGTTTCTatatcattaacaggagaagcactcttgagaacccagctacctgtctctgtggcctttgagaatagtcGTGATGAAGCTACaaaggtttttaagggtgtttttaaagttctagtgacagattaataaggcttctatattattaacaggaaaagcaCTCTTGGTCTCtgaaaacagttgtggtgaAAGAACAAGGTAGAAATCAAGATAAACTACTTCTGTCAACTATATCAATTTCAAAGCAGTCAAATGATTCATCAAGACAAATTCCATGATAAGCCAATAGAGTAAGTTCTATCTTGTCGTTCATCTAACTCCAAATAATTGTTAGTTACATGTTGGCCTTACCGGTGACTTCTTGACGGCAAAGAGAAACTCATCCTTGACCTCAAACTCCAGGGTGGACTCAATGACAGGTATGGCCAGATCATCCTCACTGaagcaacacacaaaaaattaaTCAGTCAACCCTGAATACCCCATAAATCTTAATCACACATGCAATCTCCAAGTACTAaattttactgttattgtttCGTCACTGTAAGAACACCACAGAAAATTAATCAGTTGACCATGAATACCTCAAAAAACCCATCACACTTGCAATATCCCAGTACTaaatgtgttattattgtttcagcACTGTAAGAATACCACAAAAAATGAAGAACGGACTCTGAATACACATAATCCTGTCATTCTCCAAGTACCAAGTCTACATATTATATTCTTCAAACTAATCACATCTGGCACGAGAGACACCCTTTGATTAGACACAGGTAGAAAACCAAATCCGTCACACATCTTACATTAAAATAGATTGATACGAGAGGTACTAAACCCATTATATTCATCAAACTAACCCTTCTGACAGCATAGTTTTTTTTAACAGAAACTCATGTAGATAACCAAGTCTGTCACAGCATAAGTCACTCATTAAAACACAGAGAGTACAGAAGCAAATACCAGCACTTACTTGAACAGATTCTGGGAAGAGAGAACAGCCGAGAGttccgtcttccttctctcaatgTACAAAGTAGGAGGGGAAGTGAATTCGCTGATAAAGAACGACCTCACGTAATACCCAATGTTGCGCCACCCATCTCCAAAGTCTTCACTCACCCACaactggaagaggaaagatataaCAGTAAGTCTCCTTCAGAAATGCCTCGAAACCTTCCTCAGACCTCAAAGATGCTTTAAAATCTCCTTTACACCCTCAGAAGACCCTTAAAACCTCCCTCATACCCTTGGAAGTGCCTTGAAACAATCCCTCAGACCTTTAGGaatgccttgaaacctcccttaaACCCTCAGAAATGGCTTAAAATCTCCCTTACACCAGATCCTTCCTCAGATCCTTAAAAATGCCCTGAAATATCCCTTACACTCTCAGAAGACCCTTGAAAGCTCCCTCAGACCTTAAGAAATGCCCTGAAACCTCCCTTACATTCTCAGAAGTGCAAATGTCCCTTACACcctaagaggagaggaaggagaggaaggagggagacaaatGCAGGTACTCACAGTGCGGTCAGGGTCCTTGGTGTCATGAACAAGAAGGACCTCAGCATCAACAGGGTGAAACATGACCTCGGATGGAGTGAAGTTAACCTTGTAACGAGTAACCGTCTCCCCATAATCCTTGGTGACGAATATGTAGCCGTTGATGATGTCCGTAAACACAAACTGAAAAGGATGTGATATATGAGAATAACAGGTGGTAATATTCACTGGACATAGCCTGTATCTGCAGTGGTCATGGGATAAAGAACAGTCTTGTTATGAAAGGGATGGGTAAGTGTGCTGTCAGGCCTTTCTCTGGGGTGgttggccagctgtgctatgtCTAACCTCAATTTATTCCAGGATCTTTTGTACTGAGAAAATCAAGAGATATCACATGGAAAAATGGAGATGAGTGATATTACAACATATTCTagcttccccccaaaaaatgcaTCTTATTTTTACTTCCCAGTTCTTATTTCAACCTTCCTACTGACACCACAAGGGACAAATAGTGACATGGCTGCCTACTTACCCCTGACTGGAAGCTCTCATTGTTGAAAGGGTTGATAAAATATGTACCTAATTTTCCCCTCATTTCTTAGATGCTTTACTTCATTTTAACCTTCCTTCAATAGACAGACAGCAAAACAAACACTTACCCTTGACCGGAAGACTTTGTTGTTATAGAAAGTGTTGATAATGGCAAGATTCCCATCCGGCATTTCAAACTTGGCGGAGATATTCTGGTATGAGCTTCCGTAGTCCTTGGAGATAAACATACTGGATGGCATGCTGGAGTTCTGTACGGCATTGCGCATCAGACAGATGATGACTGGGcttccctcacctgcccacTGAATCATTACTTGCTGGTGGCTGTCATTGAGGTGTGACTGAAAGGAGgtgtaaggaaataaaatagaagctGCAGGATGTCAGGCCTATTGGTGGCAGTTCTGATGTTGTGTCAGAGTGAATGACTGATGGCAAGTAGATTTTAAAGTgtggttatttattttgtttattttatgtaagaggggaacTGGTCAAGAGCAATGaaatttatacaaaaaaaaaaaaaaagttaggtgaGGTGCCTGTACCCTAAAGAAAAATAGCTAAAAGGATGAACCAAAACAAAACTCCATGTTATATAGCGGGACCCCAATTCTCCACTAGTGCCAACATGTAAAGGTTAAAATGGGGAGATTAAAACCCACTTAACAAAGGATGACTGGACACAACACCAGAAatgcaaacaaaagaaaaacagaaaaggtgAAGCGGTCTATTTTTAAAGCCAATAACTATATAATATCACAATATAACAAATATGAGAAGTTTATTTGTGACTtaacactgtctgtctgtctggcatTCACCCTCCcaaggaaatacacacacacacacacacacacacacacacacacacaaacacacacacacacacacacacacacacaaacacacacacagtataaacATAGATAACAAGACAGAATCACAGGGGCATAACTCAAGCTGTGTACACTatgactaaacacacacacacacacacatacaccactaCCTATACCactttacaggaaaaaaaaaaagtgacaaaacaatttcacctgagagagagagagagagagagagagggagagagagagagagagcaataaaatccctataactaacctaaccggcaacttaacctaacaggcttggaaaaacagacaaaaaaaaaaaaaaaaaaaaaaaccaaagCTTTAGAGAAGAGTCATGCTTTTGAATGCACACTAAATTAATGGTTTCCTGTGATAAGACAATGAGAAGTAGAGGCGCCGAGAGTATTATCACTGACTGATATTATGCGTATTATTCAGAAGCTGCCAAGTGTGCTATGTCGACGTTCCTAGCATGTTGTGGGGTGGTCACGAGACTTTCCACTAGGCCAggatcttagtagtagtagtagtagtagtagtagtagtagtagtagtagtagtagtagtagtagtagtagtttgttttATAGAATCTTAACCTCCTAATTTCAAGACCTcattatttatatgtatttcttttaattacGATCCAATTAAGAAATCAGCGATGAAACTgatgaactgaattaatctaaatCTAACCTAGCTCATGTAACTTCAATATTTGGGTAACAGTAAGCGAATAATGAGCAGAACTACCACCGCCGCActgcctcaccacaaacacctCACACCACCTCATCATTAACATCACTTCCCcacatatcattattatttcaccaCAATTCCTCACCACATTGAGCGTTGGCTGGGCAACTAAATCTTGGTGCACGTGTCTCTTTCTCCTCGACTTGAAATCTTGCCCACCATCAGCTGATCTTGCAGTAAATGGCAAAATATCTTCTTCCTTATTAACATCTTCGTCTATTTTAATGACAACTGGGGCTTgcttctcactctccctccggACTGTCAGGTACCGAGGTGTGTGGCCATGTCTGTCACTAATTGTCACACCGATAAATAAACTgcataagaagaaaagtgaccagaataagggagaggaaatacgCACATCCATCCTCCCTTATCGTTCAAGTGTCACTAAGGCGTCTTACTAGTCGGCTcagcagcgttgccagattgtttcggccatattatcgtactacacaggttgaaattttTGTACATCTGgtaaaattattatatatatatatatatatatatatatatatatatatatatatatatatatatatatatatatatatatatatatatatatatatatatatatatatatatatctgagaATCTTTTGGAAGTTATAGTAATACTTCTCAGTTAGGGTTGTTTGCTTATATTACTGTAGAACTATCAACTGAAGGACAATATTgattctttttatctccttaatACAAGTAATTATATACACAGTGTTCATATTAGcgtaaagaaatgaaataaataaaggcgaAGTCAGAGCGAAGACGAATATATACCACTGCGTATATGTTCGTATATGTATGTTTGGCCAGACTTACCAAAGAAAAACGATAAATgttctctgaaaaaaaaaaaaaaaatttaatcgATTTGGAGCTTTAAAAAGTCAATCAAAAAACATGTAATGTAAATTTTTAgaggaaaaatattggaacctaTCCGTGATATGAAAACAACACAAGCAAAATACTAGCAGAATCGTAATAAACTTTCTGAAAGtgtcccccccccaaaaaaaaaaaaaaaaaaaaaaaaaaaacacataataaaacttaaaaactcAGTAAATAAATACTGAAAGGTCTCTAAATATTTaaagcaggaaaataaagaaatgttgaCAAATTGAGGTCAGTCAGTGTGTCGCTGGATTGTTTGAGGTGGTGGCGCGGAGCTGTGTTAAGTCCCTGCTTGATGAGTGTTGGTGACTTGGTGTGTTTCTGTGTGGCCACGCCTATCCAGTGGCCGCCTAGGGTTTCACATGACTTAAACTTTCTTTAGTGGATGGTGAAGAAGGCGTGGATTCTGCCAGCGGACGCCCGGAGGCAGctgtgggtgaaaacaagcaagaTAAAGAAAGGTTTGGGCCGTGAACTGCTGCTTAGACAGGCCATCTTGACAAGGAAGGCCGGCAGGCAGATCACCAGCAGGCCTGCCGCCCctgctccaccaccatcaccaccacaggggaCTATAAGGTTAGGAAACGTTAGAAATATATTTATGTAACTCAGTATTTCACtgtcttaacttaacctaactatcAGTGAGTAACTCAATATTTCACAATCTTAACTCGGCCTAACCTACTCTAACCATACCTCCAGCACTAAATGTCAATGAATCAACCCCGGCAGAATATTAAAAACTGTTAAAACTAACTTGTTGGAACGTAAACAAACGCTTGCCCCTGTTTACCAGTTATTACCTGCTTCATCTCTCACTGTTACAAGCCAGTCAAGGCAATACTGTCACAAAATGGAGCCACCTGACTAAGCTTCCTTATCCGCTGTTCATATATATCCGACATTGCCTAGTTTAAGCTTGTTAAAGGattaaatgagggaagagggcgatcgtcccctccactggccgCCATCTTGGATGTGCCTGTTCCAACctgttgaaatattttttttttttttatttcataactGTTTTATTCTTGCTTTTAAGAGGGATTTTATGGAttctaaaaatatttagttGCTTTTTAATAGTTTTCCGTATGTCTGTTAAGTGAAACATgttgattttggcgttgttttttTGTGAAAATAAGGGGGTATTTTTGGCTCTTTTTTACGGTCgtcacacaatttttttttatttcagcctgtattaagttcttattgtttttaaaaAATCGTTTgtgatttttaaagtgtttttcattccTGTTCAATCAAATTTGTGGGCTGTGGAATTGTTTTCAATCGTGTTAATGTTCCAACAGtacttgtactttttttttcagtgaatgGTTTATTTCTGCTTCAAACTCACTTTAAATTGTTTGAAAAAATAGTtccgattttttaaagtgtttttttattcttgttaaagcagaatgggtggacatttcAATTATTTTAATGGGGGTCAAGGTTCCAACAATTTCCAGaacgttctttttatttttctttattattactgaggtTTGAAATCTCTTGATATTTGTGGTATTAATTAAACTATATGTTAAGTCAGAATATGTAAAGCATTCAagtctagctgcgttttttcgaggggtcattttcaaaatgaaatgcgTACACGTAAATAACGGCCCATGTGACGTCATCAGTGGCCGTGACGTCATCATAGGGGCACCTTCCCAGCTCCCAGTCTCTCTTCGCTAATATTGAGCATGATaaccaggttttttttttccagatatttCGTGATGTttccagatgtgtgtgtgtgtgtgtgtgtgtgtgtgtgagtgtgagtgtgagtgtgtgtgtgtgtgttgccctgtctttcgaTTTATCaatggtgatggagtgtgtgtgtgtgtgtgtgtgtgtgtgtgtgtgtgtgtgtgtgtgtgtgtgtatgtatgtgcgtgtgtgtgttgtgttgtgttgtgttgtgttgtgttgtgttgtgttgtgtgtatgtgtgtgtgtgtgtgtgtgtgtgtgtgtgtgtgtgtgtgtgtgtgtgtgtgtgtgtgttgccctgtctttcgaTTTATCaatggtgatggagtgtgtgtgtgtgtgtgtgtatgtgtgtgtgtgtgttgtgtgttgtgtgtgtgtgtgtgtgtgtgtgtgtgtgtgtgtgtgtgtgtgtgtgtgtgtgtgtgtgtgtgtgtgttgccctgtctttcgaTTAATCgatggtgatggagtgtgtgtgtgtgtgtgtgtgtgtgtgtgtgtgtgtgtgtgtgtgtgtgtgtgtgtgcgtgtgtgtgtgtgtgtgtgtgtgtgtgttgccctgtctttcgaTTTATAGATGGTgatggagagtgtgtgtgtgtgtgtgtgtgtgtgtgtgtgtgtgtgtgtgtgtgtgtgtgtgtgtgtgtgtgtgtgtgtgtgtcagaatccTTGAGCgggagtgggtggtggtggtggtggtggtgggactgtgtacgtgtgtatgggGGATCGTCATGTCTAAGCTAATGTCAAGTTATAGTTGATAATTACCTTATGTTTATGCGGACATCTATTGAGCTAAGCATCCACCAGCACAGGCCTGAGATAAAATAGATACTTGGGTGTATTCTTGTGTGGAATGTCCTCAAGCATAAGAGAAGAGCAACTATTAGCTGGTGGGGGTAGGGGGCAGCCGATCCCTGGTGTGCTGGTGGCAAGGAACTGGAGCACCGTCAACTCTCAGCTGGAAGTACGTAAACAAAACCCAAGCCCAGCACCACGCCCCTCTCGCCTCTGTGTGCGTGCCGCCCTGTGATGACAATTGCCTCTGTGGCTGTGTGTGCGGCAAAAAAAGCCGTGCACTCCCTGGTGTTCACCTACAGTTACTCCTCACAGGTGCCACAAGGTATGTGTCTGTGCTTTTTCAGAGAtacattttacatattttttcctttctataagtggtgattttttttttttttttgtaacctcTCAGGTTACACCCAATCACTTCCAAGCTTACACAAGATGTGATGGGCttacgtgtgcgtgtgtttacaAAAACAAATGACTTGAaattcagtgtatttcagtACATGGATGTATATTACAGCTTTAATTTTAGTTAATGATGCCTCACGAGGTGCGTATCAGTGTTTAACAAAACGTTCATTGTACATGGCCACCGCCTgacctgcatatatatatatatatatatatatatatatatatatatatatatatatatatatatatatatatatatatatatatatatatatatatatatatatatatatatatatatatttcaaataatcatcacttgtactgaaaaatataagagaaaaataaatggccTGACATTAGTATACTTATGGAATTATACACATAAGCGCCGTGATCGCCTGGTACTGGTGGGCGGTGATGTGCAGATGGCCCAGCGTCTGATGAGAAAAGGCCGCACGTGTAAtacaagggaagaggggaaaggacctttttttttggggggggggtgttaGCTCCCGCTCAAGTGTGTCAGATTGTTTTTCTACTTGaatacaggtaaaaaaaaaaaggaaaaaccagTACCTCTTTTTTGGCTGGTgccgaagtttttttttttttcttcttttacgtgtgaggacacacacacacacacacacacacacacacacacacacacacacacacacacacacaacacagcgcACACACATCGAGACACTTCTCCACGGCAAGCTCCAGCACGCCGTGGTGGGGCggctcccccttccccttccccttcttgaGGTGACAGCGCCAGCGTAATTTGTTATATTCCAGGTTTTCCTTCATGACCGTACCCAGAATCCAATTTCCAAGAATTTATAAGTATATTGAATATTTCCCGACTTCACAGGCAGGGACGCAAGGGCGCCCCGCCGCGCCACCAGGCATCGTGCGTCCGCCACCCGCGGGCCGCGAGTATTTCTGGACAGACACGCGGCCGCTCTGTTAGTCCCTGGCAGCCGCAGCAGGGTTGGTGCCGCGTCCGTGGGCGGGTCTGGCTCACTCACAGGGCTTCAGCTCTCTGCCTTCCAGCGCccgcaggcacacacacacgtcagtggAGACTTACAGCGAGGCGCCGGCCAGCTCTCGTGCACACCAGGCTTGGCGGGGACGTGGCGCAGCCCCGGAGTGCGTACAGCGCGTGATGTGAGTGTCAGTGATGTGACCCGAGGGTGGCCCACCAGGGAGTGCCTGTACCATGGGTCAGTGCCAGTACTGCCGCCGCGCCTCGCTCTCCACTGTGGAGTCCTCATCGCCGGAGAAAGGACGCGGCTTCTCCTTCAGCGGCGGCCTGCATCCGCCAGAGTCACGCCACTCAGGCTCAGACTCCGCCCTGGACTCCGGCCACAGCTTCTGTGACGAGGGCAGCTGTGGCGACGGCCAGGCCCGCAGCAGCCACAGCAGCGAGTCCTCGGGCAAGTACAGTCTGCGGGAGTCCCTGGGCAGCAGCGGCGAGTGTGAGCGGTCGCCCCTTACCACCGCCGCTGAGGCCTCCTCCAGGGGCGCGCCCCACGCCTTCCCCGGCCACACCAGCGGCGCGGGAGGCACGCtgagggaggcggaggagagcaGCGTGGCGGAGGAGGACGCGCTGCGCCCCTTGCAGTACGTGTCCCGCCTGAGGAAGGTGTCGCGGGGCTCCACCAGCAGTGAGCGGGGCTCCATCTGCTCCGTGTCCTCGGTGACGGCCGTGCTGCGGGAGCGCCTGGGCAGGTCCTCGTCCCTCAAGGTGCGGCGCCACAGGGCGGAGTCCGAGACGCTGCAGCCCGACGCGCTAGTGCTAGCCACCGTCAGGCGGCCGCGGCGGGCTGTGTCCCTGAGGCTGCCCCGCAGTCATCGCCGCACCCACGAGCCGGACACCAACCTGCCCACCATCTACGTGGAAGACTCGCCCAGGCCGCGCGGGCACGCTGAGCGGGCCATGGCGCGGAAGCCCTCACTGAAGCGCGCCTTGTCCCTCCTCAGCATGAACTCCCTGCGGCAGGAGGCGTCGAACCAGAGGCAGCAGAAGCCCGTGCAGCGTATCCTGCGTCCGCCGCGGCGCCGCCACAACACGGTGCGCGGCCTGAGCGGCATGGCCATCGACACGGCCAACCAGTCCTCGCTGCAGCGCTCCAACACGCTCTACTACCCCACCGCCGCCACGCTGCGCCACGCCTACGCCTCCAGGAGGACCTACAGCGACAACCAGAGCTAGCATTGCCCCAGGCCTGCCCTCGGGGGCGCCGCCGCCGAAGAACTGATCCTGCACGTCGTGAGCGAGGTGCCGCCCCCAAGCCTCGCTGGTTCCTCgctgcaggaggtggaggagcgccCACCATCGCCACGCGGGCACGCCGCGCCCTAGTGCCGCCagtggggacacacacacacacacacacacacacacacacacacacacacacacacacactactgggACTCATCAGTATTTGTTTGATGTGTACATAATATCTATATTTTACGTGTAGACTCTAGTCGCAAGCCACGCGCGCCCTGCCCCGGGCCCCGCTCAGCGCTGCCTGCCGTGCGCAGCGCCGGGGCTGGCGTGCACACCGTGAAAACACACGACAAGTACAACTCCCTAGTGACGTGCAGGCACGACAGACTGACCACCTGGCTACCTCGCTCTGggccgtacacacacacacacacacacactcgtaccgCCGCAGGACTGTGTGGGTCACTGTCGCCATCTGTGATATAATTCCCGTGTGTAACAGTCTCGTGCACCGCTCAGTGTCTGGACTCACCACTCACCGCCCACCACTCGCCACTCCCGCAGCCTCCCACTCGCCACCATGTAATGTCCGCGCCTTGGCCATGGTGCACACTGTAACACAGCCGCTGGCCAAGGCAAatattttttcacacataaagtaTCTATATCTTGTGCTCGCGTCtccatcaccccctcacccctcatcccccctccccccaccaaccACCCTTCGTGTCGCCCCGCCACCCCGCTCGCTGCTCAGGGCACGGCGCCTCAGTGATTGCGCCCGGACCTCACCTGGGAAGTCTGTCCAGTAAtgcagcgacacacacacacacacacacacacacacacacacacacacacacacacacacacacacagttcttccGCCTCTCTGAATCCCCTGTTGCTTGCCCTTCCTGCTAACGGTGTGTCTCTTCCCTCCTGCTGCCTGACCCTCTCTGCTCTCCCCTCGCCTAGTGGTCTCCTAGGCAACCACCTCCTGCTGTTCTTTTAAAgcaacatttttctcttcttgttttgtttttattcccagttttcgtttcgtttcatcCATTTGCAAACTTTCCCTTCACAGAGATAAAGGTTTTCCAAAGAATTCTTCCTCTAATTCTGCATTCTTGTTCATCTCTTGTATAATTTATTCTGCTTACATATTTCTGCCTGCTAAATTTGCccttatttctccctctcctcccttcatcctctgcTAACCAACTCCCTGCTAACGTCTATCCCTGCTCAGATACTTCCTCTGCTGAAAAACTGCTATCTGTTAACTTTGGCCtgcttatctctccctctcctcccttcatcctctgcAAACCAACTCCCTGCTAACGTCTATCCCTGCTCAGATACTTCCTCTGCTGAAAAACTGCTATCTGTTAACTTTGGCCtgcttatctctccctctcctcccttcatcctctgcAAACCAACTCCCTGCTAACGTCTATCCCTGCTCAGATACTTCCTCTGCTGAAAAACTGCTATCTGCTAACTTTGGCCTgcttatctctccttctcctccctccatcctcccccaACTAACATATTCTCCGCTAACAAactcccacctaacctaaccctactcAGTTGATCCCTTCTGTCTCCCCACACAACACctccccttgaaaacccgcgcaGGCATTCATTGTAAATTTTTAGCGAGGCTCAGTCGGCCGCGTGTTGAAGCATCTAACGTTTTATAACTAATGCACTGGGGGGCTGACTTCACCGCGGCCCGACTGGCAAGGGCGTGACTAAAGGAGGACGAGGCAAAGACAGGGTAAAGTGAAAATGTTGAGATGAGAAGGGGTGTGGCATTGCGATGTGTTAGTGTAGGgtgctagtggtagtagtagtagtagtagtggtagtagtagtagtagtggtggtggtggtggtgccggatGGAATGTTAGAAAAAGTTTAATAGCCAGACACTTGTGGAATTGACATATATTcaagaaagtgagggaaaactctctctctctctctctctctctctctctctctctctctctctctctctctctctctctctctctctctctctctctctctctctctctctctctctcctctctctcagaTTAACGAGATGAGGCTTCTTAACTTTGctattaaaataaatatatatatatactcgtatatatatatatataatatatatatatatatatattatatatatatatatatatatatatatatatatatatatatatatatatatatatatatatatatatatatatagtttgggATTTCGAAAccagtgcagagagagagagagagagagagagagagagagaggagagagatgagagagagagagagagagagaggagagagagagagagagagagagaaagagccacCTCATGTTCTTGGCAAGGGCATAACAGAAATATAGTTGGCAGTTTTATTTTCAATCCTGAGGTATTGGTGTCGATCctcttcctgagagagagagagagagagagagagagagagagagagatgagagagagagagagagagagagagagagagagagaggagagagagagaagagagagagagagagagagagacgagagagagagagtttgcttcACTTATCACAGGAAAGAGTTTGCGAAGTGAGAAGAGTTTGTtggcttgtctctctctctctctctctctctctctctctctctctctctctctctctctctctctctctctctctctctctctctctctgtctctggaGTCCGCCTGAGTCTGTTCGATTTCATATATCGTTCTAAATCAGAATCTCCTTGTTTGCACTTATTCTCAcggtcatcttcttttc
The Scylla paramamosain isolate STU-SP2022 chromosome 35, ASM3559412v1, whole genome shotgun sequence DNA segment above includes these coding regions:
- the LOC135090533 gene encoding uncharacterized protein LOC135090533, which translates into the protein MGQCQYCRRASLSTVESSSPEKGRGFSFSGGLHPPESRHSGSDSALDSGHSFCDEGSCGDGQARSSHSSESSGKYSLRESLGSSGECERSPLTTAAEASSRGAPHAFPGHTSGAGGTLREAEESSVAEEDALRPLQYVSRLRKVSRGSTSSERGSICSVSSVTAVLRERLGRSSSLKVRRHRAESETLQPDALVLATVRRPRRAVSLRLPRSHRRTHEPDTNLPTIYVEDSPRPRGHAERAMARKPSLKRALSLLSMNSLRQEASNQRQQKPVQRILRPPRRRHNTVRGLSGMAIDTANQSSLQRSNTLYYPTAATLRHAYASRRTYSDNQS